A single region of the Deefgea piscis genome encodes:
- the argC gene encoding N-acetyl-gamma-glutamyl-phosphate reductase gives MIKVGIVGGTGYTGVELLRLLSRHPDVELKAVTSRKEAGMKVSEMFPSLRGHVDIAFSTPEDAKLTECDVVFFATPHGVAMAQARELLDAGVKVIDLAADFRLKDPAEFTQWYAMEHSCTDLLAEAVYGLPEVNRAAIQKARLIGMAGCYPTSVQLGLLPLIENGLQLIETRGIIADCKSGVSGAGRKAEVGTLFAESSDNFKAYAVKGHRHSPEIMQGLSAIHGAPVELTFVPHLTPMIRGIHSTIYARLTEAGKAADVQKLFEERFAAEPFVDVMPAGSCPETRSVRGSNTARIAVHRPGNGDLLVILVVEDNLVKGASGQSVQVMNLMFGLPEQHGLDVVPLLP, from the coding sequence ATGATCAAGGTGGGGATTGTTGGCGGTACAGGCTACACAGGGGTTGAATTGCTGCGTTTATTATCGCGCCATCCTGATGTGGAACTCAAGGCGGTGACTTCGCGTAAAGAGGCCGGCATGAAAGTATCTGAGATGTTTCCCAGCTTACGCGGCCACGTTGATATTGCTTTTTCTACTCCTGAAGACGCCAAACTGACCGAGTGCGACGTCGTTTTCTTTGCAACACCGCACGGTGTGGCGATGGCGCAAGCGCGTGAATTGCTCGATGCGGGTGTAAAAGTCATCGATTTGGCCGCCGATTTCCGCCTCAAAGATCCTGCTGAATTTACGCAGTGGTATGCAATGGAGCACAGCTGTACCGATTTACTCGCTGAAGCGGTGTACGGTTTGCCGGAAGTGAATCGCGCTGCAATCCAAAAAGCGCGCTTAATTGGGATGGCAGGCTGCTATCCAACCTCAGTTCAGCTCGGTTTATTGCCGCTGATTGAAAATGGCCTGCAATTGATCGAAACCCGCGGCATTATCGCCGATTGCAAATCAGGTGTGTCTGGCGCTGGCCGTAAAGCCGAAGTGGGCACTTTATTTGCCGAAAGCAGTGACAATTTCAAAGCTTATGCAGTGAAAGGCCATCGCCACTCGCCCGAAATCATGCAAGGACTGTCTGCAATCCACGGTGCTCCAGTTGAGTTGACCTTCGTTCCGCATCTTACGCCGATGATTCGTGGTATCCATTCGACGATTTATGCGCGTTTAACTGAGGCTGGCAAAGCCGCCGATGTGCAAAAATTATTCGAAGAGCGATTTGCGGCTGAGCCGTTTGTGGATGTGATGCCTGCAGGGTCTTGCCCAGAAACTCGCTCGGTACGCGGTAGCAATACGGCACGTATTGCCGTGCACCGCCCGGGGAATGGCGATTTACTGGTGATACTGGTTGTTGAAGACAATCTCGTCAAAGGTGCTTCAGGCCAATCAGTGCAAGTAATGAACTTGATGTTTGGTTTACCTGAACAGCATGGTTTAGATGTTGTGCCATTGCTGCCTTAA
- a CDS encoding bactofilin family protein encodes MFNKKKGSTKIDSLIGQGTTVTGHVKFAGGLRLDGAIIGDVSMTDEKNGTLVVSDKAKIEGKVVCSHLILNGEICGPIEVSHYVELQSKSRIRGDLAYKTLEMHPGAIVDGRLIHVHNGQREEMAIDDLPRVVDSKAE; translated from the coding sequence GTGTTTAATAAGAAAAAAGGCAGCACCAAAATTGATAGCCTGATTGGTCAAGGCACAACGGTGACTGGGCATGTGAAATTTGCCGGTGGTTTGCGCTTAGACGGTGCCATTATTGGTGATGTCAGCATGACTGATGAAAAAAACGGCACGCTGGTGGTGAGTGATAAAGCTAAAATCGAAGGAAAAGTGGTGTGCTCGCATTTGATTTTAAATGGTGAAATTTGTGGGCCAATCGAAGTCAGTCACTACGTTGAGTTGCAGAGTAAGTCGCGTATTCGCGGTGATTTAGCGTATAAAACGCTAGAAATGCACCCAGGTGCGATTGTCGATGGACGCTTAATTCATGTGCACAATGGCCAGCGTGAAGAGATGGCCATTGATGATCTGCCACGTGTAGTGGACAGCAAGGCAGAGTGA
- a CDS encoding OsmC family protein encodes MKVRIKWVEEVSFLAQSESGHAVLMDGPPEGGGRNLGPRPMEMLLMGMAGCSSYDVIHILKKGRADVRDCVLEVDAERAPTDPKVFTKIHLHFIVTGKGLKTEAVERAIKLSAEKYCSASIMLGQVVAITHDFSVHEAD; translated from the coding sequence ATGAAAGTACGCATTAAATGGGTCGAAGAAGTGAGTTTTTTGGCGCAGTCCGAATCTGGCCATGCCGTTCTGATGGATGGCCCTCCAGAGGGCGGTGGACGTAATCTCGGTCCGCGCCCGATGGAAATGCTGCTGATGGGCATGGCAGGCTGCTCTAGCTATGATGTCATCCACATCCTTAAAAAAGGCCGTGCGGACGTTAGAGACTGTGTGCTTGAAGTTGATGCTGAACGCGCGCCAACCGACCCTAAGGTATTCACCAAGATTCATTTACATTTTATTGTGACCGGCAAAGGGCTTAAAACAGAAGCCGTTGAACGGGCGATTAAATTATCGGCCGAAAAATACTGCTCTGCATCGATTATGCTCGGCCAAGTCGTTGCTATTACGCACGATTTCAGCGTGCATGAAGCCGATTAG
- the coq7 gene encoding 2-polyprenyl-3-methyl-6-methoxy-1,4-benzoquinone monooxygenase, which translates to MLKLPSLDQFITEFDTVLRTLAAPAVSARAHPDAKIDDVAMSSAEKAHAAGLMRVNHCGEVCAQALYQGQALTARDPAARQALRQAADEEVEHLAWTQRRLAELGSHRSVLNPLWYAGSLAMGVAAGVIGDKWNLGFLAETERQVGAHLQSHLNELPESDEKSRAIVAQMYLDEMSHAELADQMGAAPLPPPVPQLMQLTSKLMTQLSYRF; encoded by the coding sequence ATGCTGAAATTACCTTCTTTGGACCAATTTATTACTGAATTTGATACGGTGTTGCGTACTTTAGCTGCGCCTGCTGTAAGTGCTAGGGCGCACCCTGATGCCAAAATTGACGATGTCGCAATGAGTAGTGCAGAAAAAGCGCACGCAGCAGGATTGATGCGGGTGAATCACTGCGGCGAAGTGTGCGCGCAAGCGCTGTATCAAGGGCAGGCATTGACCGCCAGAGACCCCGCTGCACGGCAAGCGTTACGACAAGCAGCCGATGAAGAGGTTGAGCATTTGGCTTGGACCCAGCGGCGCTTGGCTGAGCTAGGTAGTCACCGCAGTGTGCTTAATCCTCTGTGGTATGCCGGCTCATTGGCGATGGGCGTTGCCGCAGGTGTGATTGGTGATAAATGGAATTTGGGCTTTTTGGCCGAAACGGAGCGGCAGGTTGGGGCTCATTTGCAAAGTCATCTCAATGAATTACCTGAGTCGGATGAAAAAAGCCGAGCCATTGTGGCGCAAATGTATTTGGATGAAATGAGTCATGCAGAGCTGGCCGATCAAATGGGGGCAGCCCCTTTGCCGCCGCCTGTTCCACAATTGATGCAGTTAACTTCTAAATTAATGACGCAACTCAGTTATCGTTTTTAA
- a CDS encoding formate/nitrite transporter family protein, with protein sequence MLAPSAIVDYVEHSALEKSALPSSRLAVMAIIGGMFISLGGLLAVCVAGGSPELMQTNPGLGKLLFGAVFPLGFIAVVLTGVDLFTSNCATQMVPLQRNLLGKRDVAKVWGLSYLGNFIGALFTAWAFAYMTGIFKPNDSATLYLLSVAHHKLENPFVVTFFKGVLANVLVCVAAWQGYSAKDTLGRMMGIWLPVMAFVALGMEHSIANMFFIPAAMLLGLDASWSDFFLHNLLPATLGNIVGGALFIGLPYAWIFRRQEVAAH encoded by the coding sequence ATGTTAGCTCCTTCTGCCATTGTTGATTATGTTGAACACAGTGCTTTAGAAAAATCAGCATTGCCTAGCTCACGATTGGCGGTCATGGCCATTATCGGCGGGATGTTTATTTCCCTTGGTGGTTTGCTCGCGGTTTGTGTAGCAGGGGGATCGCCTGAGTTGATGCAGACCAATCCAGGCTTAGGCAAATTATTATTTGGCGCGGTTTTCCCTTTGGGCTTTATTGCGGTGGTGTTGACAGGGGTAGATCTTTTTACCAGTAATTGCGCGACACAAATGGTGCCATTGCAACGCAATTTATTGGGTAAACGGGATGTGGCGAAAGTCTGGGGGCTCTCTTATTTGGGGAATTTTATTGGCGCATTATTTACCGCATGGGCCTTTGCTTATATGACGGGAATTTTTAAGCCCAATGATTCTGCAACGCTCTATTTACTCTCTGTTGCCCATCACAAATTAGAAAACCCATTTGTCGTAACCTTCTTTAAAGGTGTTTTGGCGAATGTTTTGGTGTGTGTTGCTGCTTGGCAAGGTTATTCAGCGAAAGACACATTAGGACGGATGATGGGAATTTGGTTGCCTGTCATGGCATTCGTTGCGTTGGGCATGGAGCATAGTATTGCAAATATGTTCTTTATCCCGGCAGCCATGTTGCTTGGGCTTGACGCCAGCTGGAGTGACTTTTTCCTGCATAATTTATTACCCGCTACGCTCGGTAATATTGTGGGCGGGGCTTTATTTATTGGCTTACCTTATGCTTGGATTTTTCGCCGTCAAGAAGTCGCTGCGCATTAA
- a CDS encoding DUF6776 family protein, translating to MTATPLSLRPQLSLKAKFFRITVFMGVLLAALYAGMQLGEYRKEKLRSSSSLTQQNQMQGLQQRFDSLQKEQALLSQQLTVVGAERDALKRELTALQQDFAITRETLSFFESLLQSNDRNRSASFVACELQASSVDRLRYRLLLVQGTDKTTELAGRLFVSVQYQLGGKKQQLTANTQGASIAVAHYHRAEGEFELPAGATGPWVMEARFVEPQGSKVLASCQKKF from the coding sequence ATGACTGCGACGCCCTTGTCATTACGCCCGCAGTTAAGCCTGAAAGCAAAATTCTTTCGTATTACTGTATTTATGGGGGTATTGCTTGCTGCGCTTTATGCTGGAATGCAGCTGGGCGAATACCGTAAAGAGAAACTACGATCGAGTTCTTCGCTTACACAGCAAAATCAAATGCAAGGCCTGCAACAGCGCTTTGATTCTTTGCAGAAAGAACAGGCGTTATTATCGCAACAGCTCACTGTTGTCGGCGCTGAGCGAGATGCGCTCAAGCGTGAGCTGACAGCGTTACAGCAAGACTTTGCAATCACACGAGAAACCTTATCGTTTTTTGAATCTTTATTGCAAAGCAATGATAGGAATCGATCGGCCAGTTTTGTTGCCTGTGAATTACAAGCCAGCTCAGTAGATCGGCTGCGTTATCGTTTGTTATTGGTGCAAGGAACGGACAAAACGACGGAACTGGCAGGGCGATTATTCGTTAGTGTGCAATATCAGTTGGGCGGTAAAAAACAGCAATTGACGGCAAATACTCAGGGCGCGTCGATTGCGGTTGCGCATTATCATCGCGCAGAAGGTGAATTTGAATTGCCCGCAGGCGCGACTGGCCCTTGGGTGATGGAGGCTCGTTTTGTTGAGCCACAAGGCAGTAAAGTATTAGCCAGTTGCCAAAAAAAATTCTAA
- a CDS encoding peptidylprolyl isomerase yields MTKVKLTTSMGDIVLELNEEKAPITVANFIQYATSGHYDGTIFHRVIDGFMVQGGGFEPGMKEKKDKHPTIQNEADNGLKNDIYTVAMARTPEPHSASSQFFINAADNDFLNHRNKTAQGWGYAVFGTVIEGQDIVDKIEKVKTGSNGFHQDVPKTDVVILSAEVLA; encoded by the coding sequence ATGACTAAAGTAAAACTCACCACCAGCATGGGCGACATTGTTTTAGAACTAAACGAAGAAAAAGCGCCGATTACGGTGGCTAACTTTATTCAATACGCCACTTCGGGTCATTACGATGGTACGATTTTCCATCGCGTCATCGATGGTTTTATGGTGCAAGGCGGCGGCTTTGAACCCGGCATGAAAGAAAAAAAAGACAAGCATCCAACCATCCAAAATGAAGCTGACAATGGTTTAAAAAACGACATTTACACTGTCGCAATGGCGCGCACACCAGAACCTCATTCGGCCTCTTCGCAGTTTTTTATCAATGCAGCTGACAATGATTTTTTAAATCATCGCAATAAAACAGCACAAGGCTGGGGCTATGCCGTATTTGGCACCGTGATTGAAGGGCAAGACATCGTCGACAAAATCGAAAAAGTAAAAACCGGCAGCAATGGTTTCCACCAAGATGTACCAAAAACAGATGTGGTAATTTTGAGTGCCGAAGTGCTGGCCTAA
- the pap gene encoding polyphosphate:AMP phosphotransferase, producing MFESAELGHQLDKQSYQQFEAELRQSLLSIQYDLKQRADFQVVILLGGVPTAGKSEVANLLLKWLDPRLIATHAFAEPSDEEMARPPFWRYWRILPPKGKMAILFGGWYSGPMWDQMQDAAEPIAYERELAKILRLEKMLSDEGVLVLKFWLHLSKDQLKKQIKKLSADSRTAWRVEESDRLFLKNYDQMIDRYRDLLLRTNLADAPWRVIESSDNNYRNISVGRHIEEAIRHHLERGSVRQNRIDAAPLMPSIDGVRLLDTLPLDFVLSKEDYKIQLEELQGRLNGLVRQPKFKQLSVVCVFEGMDAAGKGGAIRRITAALDARQYRTIPIAAPTEEERAQPYLWRFWRHLPPHGQLTLFDRSWYGRVLVERVEGFASHADWMRAYGEINDFEAQIAAANVLVVKFWLAISNEEQLNRFHEREAIEYKRFKITEEDWRNREKWDDYVTAASDLIERTSTPNSPWLRVGANNKYYARVAVLRHLCERIEAALSQQEQAAVDVS from the coding sequence ATGTTTGAATCAGCAGAATTAGGGCATCAACTGGATAAGCAGTCTTACCAGCAATTTGAAGCTGAATTACGGCAAAGTTTATTGTCAATTCAATATGATTTAAAGCAACGCGCTGATTTTCAGGTGGTGATTTTGCTCGGTGGCGTGCCGACCGCAGGTAAAAGTGAGGTGGCCAATCTGTTATTGAAGTGGTTAGACCCGCGCTTAATTGCCACGCATGCTTTTGCCGAACCGAGTGATGAAGAGATGGCCCGACCGCCATTTTGGCGTTATTGGCGTATTTTGCCTCCCAAGGGCAAGATGGCGATTCTTTTTGGTGGTTGGTATAGCGGTCCGATGTGGGATCAAATGCAAGATGCGGCCGAGCCCATTGCTTATGAGCGTGAGCTGGCTAAAATTTTGCGCTTAGAAAAAATGCTATCTGATGAGGGCGTGCTGGTTTTAAAATTTTGGCTGCATTTATCCAAAGATCAGCTGAAGAAACAAATAAAAAAACTCAGCGCCGATTCGCGCACGGCTTGGCGAGTTGAAGAGTCGGATCGGTTGTTTTTAAAAAATTATGACCAAATGATTGATCGTTACCGTGATTTATTGCTGCGAACCAATTTAGCAGATGCGCCATGGCGAGTGATTGAAAGCTCAGACAATAATTACCGCAATATCTCAGTCGGTCGACATATTGAAGAGGCCATTCGTCATCATCTGGAACGGGGCTCTGTTCGGCAAAATCGCATTGATGCTGCACCTTTGATGCCATCCATCGATGGCGTTCGCCTGCTCGATACGCTGCCTTTGGATTTTGTCCTCAGCAAAGAGGATTACAAAATTCAGCTGGAAGAATTGCAAGGCCGACTCAATGGCCTAGTTCGGCAGCCCAAATTTAAACAGCTTTCCGTCGTTTGTGTGTTTGAAGGCATGGACGCTGCGGGTAAGGGCGGGGCAATTCGCCGGATTACTGCGGCACTCGACGCGCGGCAATATCGCACCATCCCGATTGCTGCACCGACCGAAGAGGAGCGTGCTCAGCCGTATCTATGGCGTTTTTGGCGGCATTTGCCGCCCCATGGACAGCTCACGTTGTTTGATCGATCTTGGTACGGTCGCGTCTTGGTTGAGCGCGTAGAGGGCTTTGCGAGTCATGCAGATTGGATGCGGGCCTATGGCGAAATTAATGATTTTGAAGCTCAAATTGCGGCGGCAAACGTGCTGGTGGTGAAGTTTTGGCTGGCGATTAGTAATGAAGAACAATTAAACCGCTTTCATGAGCGTGAAGCCATTGAATATAAACGTTTCAAAATTACCGAAGAAGACTGGCGTAACCGTGAAAAATGGGATGACTACGTCACCGCTGCCAGTGATTTAATCGAGCGAACCAGTACCCCCAATTCGCCGTGGCTAAGGGTAGGGGCCAATAACAAATATTATGCGCGGGTTGCAGTGCTTCGCCATTTGTGTGAGCGCATTGAAGCGGCGCTAAGCCAACAAGAACAAGCGGCGGTAGATGTGAGCTAG
- a CDS encoding IS5 family transposase encodes MSKPAPHKYKTTNWPSYHAALKSRGALMIWLDPALKWAAEPTGKRGRNPTFSDAAIQFCLTIKCLFGLALRQATGMVESLLRLANLDWNVPDSSTISRRQKTLKVTIPARQSQGGLHLLVDSTGIKMLGEGEWKTKKHGAEYRRQWRKVHLGIDAETLEIRAIEVTDNKTGDAPILPELMNQIPESEQIAAIYGDGAYDTKECHNAIAARGAAAIIPTRKNAQFRKENTAGARARNDILRATKYLGRAIWKKWSGYHRRSLVETKMQCFKLLGERVMARDFDRQVAELQVRAAILNRFTQLGTPMTVRVG; translated from the coding sequence ATGAGCAAACCAGCACCCCACAAATACAAAACCACCAACTGGCCAAGCTATCACGCAGCTTTGAAATCGCGTGGCGCATTAATGATTTGGCTTGATCCAGCGCTGAAATGGGCTGCTGAGCCCACTGGCAAGCGCGGACGAAACCCCACTTTTAGCGATGCTGCCATTCAATTCTGCCTCACCATCAAATGCCTGTTTGGCCTCGCATTGCGCCAAGCAACCGGCATGGTTGAAAGCCTACTTCGGCTCGCCAACTTAGATTGGAACGTTCCTGATTCGAGCACGATCTCTCGTCGACAAAAAACGCTGAAAGTCACGATTCCGGCCCGTCAAAGTCAGGGTGGACTGCATTTACTCGTCGATAGCACAGGCATCAAAATGCTCGGTGAAGGTGAATGGAAAACCAAAAAACACGGCGCTGAATATCGTAGGCAGTGGCGTAAAGTTCACCTCGGCATTGATGCCGAAACCCTTGAAATTCGTGCCATCGAGGTCACCGATAACAAAACAGGTGATGCGCCCATTTTGCCGGAATTGATGAATCAGATTCCCGAGTCTGAACAGATTGCGGCGATTTACGGTGATGGCGCTTACGACACCAAAGAATGCCACAATGCCATTGCGGCAAGAGGTGCGGCAGCGATTATTCCTACACGGAAAAATGCACAATTTCGGAAAGAAAATACGGCCGGAGCGAGAGCGCGGAATGACATCTTACGGGCGACCAAATACTTGGGTAGGGCCATCTGGAAAAAATGGTCTGGGTATCATCGACGTAGCTTGGTAGAAACCAAAATGCAATGCTTCAAACTATTGGGTGAACGAGTGATGGCGCGGGACTTTGATCGTCAGGTGGCTGAGTTGCAAGTGCGTGCAGCGATCTTAAATCGCTTCACGCAACTGGGTACGCCAATGACGGTAAGAGTGGGATAA
- the erpA gene encoding iron-sulfur cluster insertion protein ErpA, with protein MTTETEMPLPFVFTDNAASKVNELILEEGNPDLKLRVFVTGGGCSGFQYGFTFDEIVNEDDTPITKNGVTLLVDPMSYQYLVGAEIDYVESLEGSQFTIKNPNAQSTCGCGSSFSV; from the coding sequence ATGACCACTGAAACCGAGATGCCACTTCCTTTTGTCTTTACCGATAATGCGGCCAGTAAAGTCAATGAATTGATTTTGGAAGAAGGTAATCCAGATTTGAAATTGCGCGTCTTTGTGACGGGCGGTGGCTGCTCAGGCTTTCAATATGGCTTTACTTTTGACGAAATCGTCAATGAAGACGACACGCCGATTACTAAAAATGGCGTGACCTTATTGGTTGATCCAATGAGCTATCAATATTTGGTCGGTGCGGAAATTGATTACGTTGAAAGCCTAGAAGGCTCGCAATTTACCATTAAAAACCCGAATGCCCAGTCAACTTGCGGCTGTGGCTCTTCATTCTCGGTTTAA
- the rpsI gene encoding 30S ribosomal protein S9, translating to MVGKYNYGTGRRKSSVARVFLAKGTGQIIVNGKALDQYFARETGRMIVRQPLVLTSNLEAFDIMVNVVGGGESGQAGAVRHGITRALIQYDAALKPTLKSAGLVTRDAREVERKKVGLRGARRRKQFSKR from the coding sequence ATGGTAGGTAAATACAATTATGGTACTGGCCGTCGCAAGAGCTCTGTAGCTCGTGTGTTCTTGGCAAAAGGTACTGGCCAAATCATCGTTAACGGTAAAGCATTGGATCAATACTTTGCTCGTGAAACAGGCCGTATGATCGTTCGTCAACCACTCGTGTTGACTAGCAATCTTGAAGCTTTCGACATCATGGTAAACGTGGTTGGCGGCGGCGAATCTGGCCAAGCTGGCGCGGTTCGTCACGGTATCACTCGTGCCTTGATTCAGTACGATGCAGCGTTGAAACCAACTCTGAAATCGGCTGGTCTGGTTACTCGTGACGCTCGTGAAGTTGAACGTAAGAAAGTCGGTCTACGCGGCGCACGTCGTCGTAAACAATTCTCTAAGCGTTAA
- a CDS encoding UDP-2,3-diacylglucosamine diphosphatase has translation MTQATYFISDLHLSPSDTATVHAYQQFMRQIVANKAEYLYILGDLFEYWLGDDQLDEPFYAEQVAQIAAVAQSGVKVFFMAGNRDLLVGRRFAKSGQLTVLPDPSLIHLQGQAILLGHGDRYCTDDIAYQRYRRLTRNPIVQWIWLHLPKKIRDKQIANLRLKSQKSNKNKNRMIMDVNLAAIEAELQHSPARLLIHGHTHRPAQHQHQHGIRWVIPDWKNGHGGYLLSQDGQISLHMYPD, from the coding sequence ATGACTCAAGCTACTTACTTTATTTCTGACCTACACCTATCCCCTAGCGACACGGCCACGGTACATGCATATCAACAATTTATGCGCCAGATTGTCGCGAACAAAGCCGAATATTTATATATTTTGGGGGATTTATTTGAATACTGGTTGGGTGACGATCAGCTCGACGAGCCATTTTACGCTGAGCAAGTGGCGCAAATCGCTGCCGTTGCGCAATCTGGCGTCAAAGTTTTTTTTATGGCAGGTAATCGCGATTTACTCGTTGGTCGCCGATTTGCAAAAAGTGGTCAACTCACGGTGTTGCCAGACCCAAGCTTGATACACCTACAAGGGCAGGCAATTTTATTGGGCCACGGCGACCGGTATTGCACTGATGATATCGCCTATCAACGCTATCGCCGGCTGACTCGCAATCCGATTGTGCAATGGATTTGGCTGCATTTGCCGAAAAAAATCCGTGATAAGCAAATTGCTAATTTACGTTTAAAATCACAAAAATCAAATAAAAATAAAAACCGCATGATTATGGATGTCAATCTTGCGGCGATTGAAGCTGAATTGCAGCATAGTCCTGCACGGCTGCTGATTCATGGACACACCCATAGACCCGCGCAACACCAACATCAACACGGAATTCGCTGGGTCATTCCTGACTGGAAAAATGGTCATGGTGGTTATTTATTAAGCCAAGACGGTCAAATTAGCCTGCACATGTACCCAGATTAA
- a CDS encoding extracellular solute-binding protein encodes MRLIRKIKRFFLALILLTPMANAENTLRILTWHGYADPDWIAAFEQKYHTKVELTYISSDDELWEKLNRKQANTYDVFAVNTAELQRYIDHNLVTPIKQNQIPNTKNQLPRFRKTEQILGLNRNGHLYAIPFTYSEMGLIYDKKQFKIPPASMNDLWQTKYRGKIVLYDGSNHNFSLAALTLHANNPFKLSTNEMKQTVDKLLQLRPQNPIFYTTPGLCCTNQLEGKSPLTPDGFIPLLPSLAYPVA; translated from the coding sequence ATGAGGTTGATTCGTAAAATAAAACGTTTTTTTCTGGCGCTGATATTACTTACGCCAATGGCAAATGCAGAAAATACTTTACGTATTTTGACTTGGCATGGTTATGCAGACCCTGACTGGATTGCTGCATTTGAACAGAAGTACCATACCAAAGTTGAACTGACTTATATCTCAAGTGATGATGAGCTATGGGAAAAGCTCAATCGTAAACAGGCCAATACTTATGATGTTTTTGCCGTTAATACTGCAGAATTACAGCGTTACATTGACCATAATCTCGTCACCCCAATTAAACAAAATCAAATCCCTAATACCAAAAATCAATTGCCTCGTTTTCGTAAAACTGAGCAAATATTAGGTTTAAATCGTAACGGTCATTTATACGCCATTCCATTTACATATTCAGAAATGGGGCTTATTTATGATAAAAAACAATTCAAAATACCACCAGCGTCAATGAATGACTTATGGCAAACCAAATACCGCGGCAAAATTGTTCTCTACGATGGCAGCAATCACAATTTCAGTCTAGCCGCACTCACATTGCATGCTAATAATCCATTTAAGCTCTCTACCAATGAGATGAAACAAACCGTCGATAAATTACTTCAATTACGCCCACAAAATCCTATTTTTTACACTACCCCAGGGCTTTGTTGCACAAATCAACTAGAGGGTAAGTCACCCCTAACCCCAGACGGATTTATCCCACTCTTACCGTCATTGGCGTACCCAGTTGCGTGA
- a CDS encoding peptidylprolyl isomerase: MKRFVIAAALALSSLTAIAANPQVELNTSKGKIIVELYPEQAPISVANFLQYVKSKHYDGTIFHRVVPGFVVQGGGYDVKQEQKPTKASIQNEAKITTEKGLKNDRGMLAMARTGQPHSATSQFYINLKNNDALNYPSFDGWGYAVFGKVLSGMEVADQMAKVNLLPGDTPAEPIILISAKEIAAKTEKASASKSSTTK; encoded by the coding sequence ATGAAACGCTTCGTTATCGCTGCCGCTTTAGCACTTTCAAGCTTGACCGCCATCGCCGCCAATCCGCAAGTCGAGCTCAACACCAGCAAAGGTAAAATCATCGTAGAACTCTATCCAGAGCAAGCGCCGATCTCGGTGGCAAATTTTTTGCAGTATGTAAAAAGCAAACATTATGACGGTACGATTTTTCACCGTGTAGTGCCCGGATTTGTCGTGCAAGGTGGTGGTTACGATGTAAAACAAGAACAAAAACCAACTAAAGCATCGATTCAAAACGAAGCCAAAATCACGACAGAAAAAGGACTGAAAAATGACCGAGGGATGCTGGCAATGGCCAGAACCGGTCAGCCGCATTCGGCAACAAGCCAGTTTTATATCAATCTAAAAAACAATGACGCTTTAAACTACCCTTCATTTGATGGTTGGGGTTACGCAGTATTTGGTAAAGTATTGAGTGGTATGGAGGTCGCCGATCAAATGGCAAAAGTAAATTTACTGCCTGGTGATACCCCTGCTGAGCCGATCATCTTAATCAGCGCCAAAGAAATAGCCGCCAAAACAGAAAAGGCCAGCGCTAGCAAAAGCAGCACGACCAAGTAA
- the rplM gene encoding 50S ribosomal protein L13, translated as MKTFSAKPHEVKREWFVVDATDLVLGRLAAEIAKRLRGKHKAEYTPHVDTGDYIVVVNADKIRVTGDKATAKIYYRHTGHPGGIYERTFTEMQNKFPGRALEFAVKGMLPKGPLGYAMIKKMKVYAGGEHPHTAQEPKTLAL; from the coding sequence ATGAAAACCTTTTCTGCCAAGCCGCACGAGGTGAAGCGCGAGTGGTTCGTTGTGGACGCCACAGACTTAGTGCTGGGCCGTCTCGCTGCCGAGATCGCCAAACGCCTGCGTGGCAAACATAAAGCTGAATACACTCCGCACGTCGATACCGGCGACTACATCGTTGTGGTAAACGCAGACAAGATCCGCGTTACTGGCGATAAAGCAACGGCGAAGATTTATTACCGTCACACTGGTCACCCAGGCGGTATTTACGAGCGTACCTTCACTGAAATGCAAAACAAATTTCCTGGCCGTGCGTTGGAATTTGCTGTTAAAGGCATGTTACCAAAAGGCCCATTGGGCTACGCAATGATCAAGAAAATGAAAGTTTATGCCGGTGGCGAGCATCCGCACACTGCGCAAGAACCTAAAACTCTTGCTCTCTAA